A genomic region of Nostoc sp. UHCC 0702 contains the following coding sequences:
- a CDS encoding alanine--glyoxylate aminotransferase family protein, with product MTSTISINDSQRLQLKPLEIPSRLLLGPGPSNAHPAVLQAMNTSPVGHLDPAFLGLMDEIQSLLRYVWQTENSLTIAVSGTGTAAMEATIANVTEPGDVVLIGVAGYFGNRLVDMAGRYGADVRTITKSWGQVFTLDELRTAIETHRPAILALVHAETSTGARQPLEGVGELCREFGTLLLVDTVTSLGGVPIFLDAWGVDLAYSCSQKGLGCPPGASPFTMSPRAVEKLQQRRTKVANWYLDMSLLGKYWGSESPSKTLRERIYHHTAPINLYYALREALRLVAEEGLANCWQRHQKNVEYLWEGLEDLGLSMHVEKEYRLPTLTTVRIPTGVDGKAIARQLLNEHGIEIGGGLGELAGQVWRVGLMGFNSRKESVDQLLAALRQVLPK from the coding sequence ATGACCTCAACAATCTCAATCAACGACAGTCAGCGTTTACAACTCAAACCTTTAGAAATTCCATCCCGTCTGCTGTTGGGGCCGGGGCCTTCAAATGCCCATCCCGCAGTGCTGCAAGCGATGAATACCTCACCAGTTGGGCATCTTGACCCAGCTTTTCTAGGGCTGATGGATGAAATTCAGTCTCTTTTACGCTACGTATGGCAGACAGAAAACTCCCTCACCATTGCTGTCAGCGGTACAGGAACAGCCGCAATGGAGGCAACCATTGCTAATGTCACAGAACCAGGTGATGTAGTTTTGATTGGTGTAGCTGGTTACTTCGGTAATCGCCTTGTGGATATGGCTGGGCGATATGGTGCTGATGTGCGAACCATTACAAAATCTTGGGGACAAGTTTTCACGTTAGATGAACTCAGAACTGCCATAGAAACTCATCGTCCAGCTATTCTAGCTCTGGTTCACGCCGAGACTTCCACAGGTGCGCGTCAACCTTTGGAAGGTGTCGGTGAATTGTGCCGCGAGTTTGGCACACTACTGTTAGTAGATACAGTAACTAGTCTGGGTGGTGTCCCCATATTTTTGGATGCTTGGGGAGTTGACCTAGCTTACAGTTGTAGTCAAAAAGGTTTGGGTTGTCCGCCTGGGGCTTCTCCCTTTACAATGAGTCCGCGTGCTGTTGAGAAATTGCAACAACGCCGCACAAAGGTTGCAAACTGGTATTTAGATATGTCGTTGCTAGGCAAGTATTGGGGTAGCGAATCTCCTTCAAAGACGCTTCGCGAACGCATCTATCATCACACAGCGCCCATTAACTTGTACTATGCATTACGGGAAGCACTACGTTTGGTTGCAGAAGAGGGACTAGCAAACTGCTGGCAGCGTCATCAAAAGAATGTAGAGTATCTGTGGGAAGGACTGGAAGATTTAGGATTGAGTATGCACGTCGAAAAAGAGTATCGACTGCCAACCCTTACCACTGTCCGCATTCCCACTGGAGTAGATGGCAAAGCAATTGCACGCCAGTTACTTAATGAACACGGCATTGAAATTGGTGGTGGTCTTGGCGAACTCGCTGGTCAAGTTTGGCGCGTCGGACTGATGGGCTTCAATAGCCGCAAAGAAAGTGTTGACCAACTTTTAGCAGCACTGCGGCAGGTTTTACCGAAGTAG
- a CDS encoding DUF1499 domain-containing protein: MVFAGKPPNNLGVRNGKLAPCPNSPNCVSSQSSDAAHQIAPLTFTSSPENAIAALKSVIESLPRSKIITESKDYLYAEFKSALLGFVDDVEFYLDRNANVIQVRSASRLGQSDLGVNRQRIETIRAKLK, translated from the coding sequence ATGGTTTTTGCAGGTAAACCACCAAATAATTTAGGTGTTCGTAATGGCAAATTAGCACCTTGCCCTAATTCCCCTAATTGTGTTTCTAGCCAGAGTTCAGATGCAGCCCACCAAATTGCACCATTGACTTTTACATCTAGTCCAGAAAATGCGATCGCTGCTCTTAAAAGTGTCATTGAATCCTTACCCAGATCCAAAATTATTACGGAAAGTAAAGATTATTTATATGCAGAATTTAAGAGTGCTTTGCTGGGATTTGTAGATGATGTCGAGTTTTATCTAGACCGTAATGCAAATGTTATACAGGTTCGCTCAGCCTCGCGCTTAGGTCAAAGCGATTTGGGTGTCAATCGTCAAAGGATAGAAACCATTAGAGCCAAGCTCAAATAA
- a CDS encoding ABC transporter permease, with amino-acid sequence MYLPILVLGFYSFNQSPYSATWQGFTLDWYGKLFSDERILSALKNSLIVAFCAVGISAVLGTLMAVGLARYQFFGKKLYRGISYLPLIIPDIAIAVATLVFLAAFAIPLSLWTIVAAHIVFCLAYIGLVVSSRLTNLDPHLEEAALDLGATPVQAFIQVLLPQLMPGIIAGCLLAFVLSLDDFLIASFTAGSGYNTLPMEIFSRIRTGVKPDINALSVLLISVSAIVASVGELIRVFGEKKVNE; translated from the coding sequence ATGTACCTGCCCATACTGGTACTTGGCTTTTATAGCTTCAATCAATCACCTTACAGTGCAACTTGGCAAGGATTCACTCTTGATTGGTATGGCAAATTGTTCAGTGATGAGCGAATATTATCAGCTTTAAAAAACAGTTTGATAGTTGCCTTTTGTGCAGTGGGAATTTCAGCAGTGCTGGGAACCTTAATGGCGGTCGGCTTAGCGCGTTATCAATTTTTCGGTAAGAAGTTGTATCGCGGTATTTCTTACCTACCATTGATTATTCCTGATATTGCGATCGCAGTTGCCACTCTAGTTTTTTTAGCAGCGTTTGCCATCCCCTTGAGTTTATGGACAATTGTTGCGGCTCATATAGTATTTTGTCTGGCTTACATCGGGCTTGTAGTTTCCTCACGACTGACTAATTTAGATCCTCACCTAGAAGAAGCAGCACTAGATTTAGGAGCCACACCAGTGCAGGCTTTCATTCAAGTGTTGCTGCCGCAGTTAATGCCTGGTATTATAGCTGGCTGTCTGCTAGCCTTTGTTCTGAGCTTAGACGACTTTCTCATCGCCAGTTTTACCGCAGGTAGCGGTTATAACACCTTGCCAATGGAAATTTTTAGTCGCATCAGAACAGGAGTCAAGCCTGATATTAATGCTCTGAGTGTGTTGCTAATTTCAGTATCTGCAATTGTCGCTTCTGTAGGGGAATTAATTCGCGTTTTCGGAGAAAAAAAAGTGAATGAATAA
- a CDS encoding DEAD/DEAH box helicase family protein, with amino-acid sequence MNEAETRAELIDPALKAAGWGVIEGSRIRREVIAPGGLIGNGKRAQSDIADYVLVYRGEKLAVIEAKKRDLRDTAGLGQAKKYAEKLQTRFAYSTNGIGIYQVDMHTGAEGYINQYPTPEQLWSATFSEDNQWRDRFAAIPFEDKSGTWEARYYQHNAIKHVLEAICQGQNRILLTMATGTGKTFIAFQLAWKLFQSRWNLSRQPARRPRILFLSDRNILANQAYNSFSAFPDDALVRIDPEVIKKRGRVPKNGSIFFTIFQTFMIGRDDTGNPTPKFSDYPPDFFDFIIIDECHRGGASDESTWRGILEYFSPAVQLGLTATPKRENNADTYAYFGEPVYKYALKDGINDGFLTPFKVRQIETTLDEYIYSSEDELLEGAVDEARTYTEADFNEIIEIAERERYRVQLFMEEIDQNQKTLVFCANQPHALAVRDLINQMKISSNPNYCVRVTADDGKLGEQHLSNFQDNEKTIPTILTTSHKLSTGVDARNVRNIVLMRPINSMIEFKQIIGRGTRLFEGKDYFTIYDFVKAYEHFNDPEWDGEPQEPVVVKKPEGTDTTKGFIKDTNKGSVETPEERRPQKIKIKLADGKERFFQHQMSTTFWSPDGKPMSAAEFVQRLFGEIPELFTDEDELRAIWSRPDTRKALLEGLAEKGYGEEQLTEISRLIDADKSDLYDVLAYIAYASPPISRRERVLAHKSLIFSRYIGKQQEFLDFVLEQYIKAGVGELDRTKLPQLLELKYHTVRDAVEELGSVANISEVFIGFQQYLYLQDIAA; translated from the coding sequence ATGAACGAAGCCGAAACCCGTGCCGAACTAATTGACCCCGCACTCAAAGCCGCAGGCTGGGGAGTTATCGAAGGTAGTCGCATCCGCCGCGAAGTTATTGCGCCTGGCGGCTTAATTGGCAACGGTAAACGCGCTCAATCAGACATTGCCGATTATGTACTGGTTTATCGTGGTGAGAAACTCGCCGTCATCGAAGCGAAAAAACGCGACTTACGAGATACCGCAGGTTTAGGACAAGCCAAAAAATACGCCGAAAAATTGCAGACTCGATTCGCCTACTCCACAAATGGCATCGGCATCTACCAAGTAGATATGCACACAGGGGCAGAAGGCTACATCAACCAATATCCTACCCCTGAACAACTGTGGTCAGCCACCTTTAGCGAAGATAACCAGTGGCGCGATCGCTTTGCTGCCATCCCGTTTGAAGACAAAAGCGGCACATGGGAAGCCCGTTATTATCAACACAATGCCATTAAGCACGTCCTAGAAGCCATCTGCCAAGGACAAAACCGGATTTTGTTAACAATGGCAACAGGCACAGGTAAAACCTTCATCGCCTTCCAACTCGCCTGGAAACTCTTTCAAAGTCGTTGGAACCTCAGCCGACAACCCGCCCGTCGTCCGCGAATTTTGTTTTTAAGCGATCGCAATATCTTAGCCAACCAAGCCTATAACTCTTTCTCTGCCTTCCCCGACGATGCCCTAGTCCGCATCGACCCCGAAGTTATCAAAAAACGCGGTCGAGTCCCCAAAAATGGCAGTATCTTTTTTACCATTTTCCAGACTTTTATGATTGGACGGGACGACACTGGCAATCCTACGCCCAAATTCAGCGACTATCCCCCTGATTTCTTTGACTTCATCATCATTGATGAATGTCACCGAGGCGGAGCCAGTGACGAAAGCACATGGCGGGGCATTTTAGAATACTTCTCACCAGCAGTACAACTTGGACTCACTGCTACTCCTAAGCGGGAAAACAACGCAGATACCTACGCCTACTTCGGAGAGCCAGTCTATAAGTACGCCCTCAAAGACGGCATTAACGACGGGTTTCTTACTCCCTTTAAAGTCAGACAAATCGAAACTACTCTAGATGAATATATTTACAGCAGTGAAGATGAACTGCTCGAAGGTGCAGTAGACGAAGCCAGAACCTACACTGAAGCAGACTTCAACGAGATCATCGAAATTGCCGAGCGCGAACGTTACCGCGTGCAACTGTTCATGGAAGAAATCGACCAGAATCAAAAAACTCTGGTGTTTTGCGCCAACCAACCCCACGCCCTAGCTGTGCGAGATTTAATCAACCAAATGAAGATTAGCAGTAACCCTAATTACTGTGTCCGCGTCACCGCCGATGATGGGAAACTCGGCGAACAACACCTCAGCAACTTTCAAGACAATGAGAAAACTATCCCTACCATTCTCACCACTTCCCACAAGCTTTCCACTGGGGTTGATGCCCGAAACGTTCGTAACATTGTGCTAATGCGCCCCATCAACTCGATGATTGAATTTAAGCAAATTATTGGTCGCGGTACTCGCCTATTTGAGGGGAAAGACTACTTCACCATTTATGATTTTGTCAAAGCTTACGAACACTTCAACGATCCTGAATGGGACGGCGAACCTCAAGAACCTGTAGTAGTCAAAAAGCCTGAAGGTACAGATACAACCAAAGGTTTCATAAAAGACACTAACAAAGGTAGCGTGGAAACTCCAGAGGAACGCCGCCCTCAAAAAATCAAAATCAAACTCGCTGATGGCAAAGAACGTTTCTTCCAGCATCAGATGTCTACCACCTTCTGGAGTCCAGACGGTAAACCCATGAGCGCCGCAGAATTTGTGCAACGTCTCTTTGGTGAAATTCCTGAACTATTCACAGATGAAGACGAATTAAGAGCCATCTGGAGTCGCCCTGATACTCGTAAAGCACTATTAGAAGGACTGGCTGAGAAGGGCTACGGAGAGGAACAACTCACAGAAATTAGCCGCCTGATTGATGCCGATAAAAGCGATTTATATGATGTGCTGGCTTATATTGCCTATGCCTCTCCACCCATTAGCCGCCGAGAGCGCGTCCTTGCTCACAAGTCGTTAATTTTTTCGCGCTATATCGGCAAACAGCAGGAATTTCTCGACTTCGTACTGGAACAATACATCAAAGCTGGAGTGGGGGAACTTGATCGCACTAAATTACCTCAACTGTTAGAGTTAAAATATCATACTGTTCGTGATGCTGTTGAAGAACTGGGAAGCGTTGCGAATATCAGTGAAGTCTTTATCGGGTTTCAGCAGTATTTGTATTTACAGGACATAGCAGCTTAA
- a CDS encoding restriction endonuclease subunit S, whose protein sequence is MSVWEIKKLGEVIKLEYGKPLPKESREEGGKYPAYGANGVKCWSNQYYLDRQSIIVGRKGSAGEVNLTDEKFWPLDVTYFVTYDDTQYDLTFLYHCLKYLRLTKLAKGVKPGINRNDVYQIEFAFPPLPEQKRIVAILDEAFEGIDRAIANTEKNLANARELFESYLNAIFTQKGDRWVEKKLADICSITSKLVDPRLPEYIDLPHLGAGNMVSMTGELIEVKTAREEELKSGKFLFDETMVLYSKIRPYLMKACRPEFSGLCSVDVYPLLPNNGQLNRDFLFYLLMSRNFTDYAISGSDRAGMPKVNRDHLFRYSTWIPSLSEQINIAQKIDEIATKTQRLEAIYRQKIAALNELKQSILQKAFTGELTADTANQLTKAAKEGIAA, encoded by the coding sequence ATGAGTGTATGGGAGATAAAAAAGCTCGGTGAGGTCATAAAGCTTGAATATGGTAAACCATTACCAAAGGAAAGTAGAGAGGAAGGCGGAAAATACCCTGCTTATGGAGCCAACGGCGTGAAGTGTTGGAGCAACCAATATTATCTAGACAGGCAAAGTATTATCGTCGGCAGAAAGGGTTCAGCAGGCGAAGTTAACCTAACAGATGAAAAGTTTTGGCCTCTCGATGTTACCTACTTTGTTACTTATGACGATACACAATACGATCTAACTTTTCTTTATCATTGCTTAAAATATCTTCGCCTTACAAAGTTAGCAAAAGGCGTAAAGCCAGGTATTAACCGTAATGATGTTTACCAAATTGAGTTTGCATTTCCACCACTTCCAGAACAAAAGCGGATTGTGGCGATTTTGGATGAGGCGTTTGAGGGGATTGATAGAGCGATCGCAAACACCGAAAAGAACCTCGCCAACGCCCGCGAACTGTTTGAAAGCTATCTAAATGCCATCTTTACCCAGAAAGGCGATAGATGGGTAGAAAAGAAGTTAGCGGATATTTGCAGCATCACATCTAAACTTGTTGATCCTCGCCTACCAGAGTACATTGATCTGCCACACCTTGGTGCAGGTAATATGGTTTCCATGACGGGCGAACTAATAGAAGTTAAAACTGCAAGGGAAGAAGAACTGAAATCTGGAAAATTTCTTTTTGATGAAACTATGGTTCTTTATAGTAAGATTCGCCCTTACTTGATGAAAGCTTGTAGACCAGAATTTAGTGGGCTTTGTAGTGTAGATGTTTATCCATTACTACCTAATAATGGACAACTGAACCGAGATTTCCTATTCTATCTTCTAATGAGTCGAAATTTCACAGACTATGCAATCTCAGGTTCAGATCGAGCAGGAATGCCGAAAGTCAATCGAGATCATCTTTTTCGATATAGCACATGGATTCCTAGTCTTTCAGAACAAATAAATATTGCACAAAAAATTGACGAGATAGCAACCAAAACCCAACGCCTCGAAGCCATCTACCGCCAAAAAATCGCCGCACTCAACGAACTCAAACAATCCATCCTGCAAAAAGCATTCACTGGCGAACTCACCGCAGACACCGCCAACCAACTGACGAAAGCCGCTAAGGAGGGAATTGCCGCATGA
- a CDS encoding type II toxin-antitoxin system HicA family toxin, whose translation MPKFPVDAPKSKVIKVLESFGFSIVREKEHISMIRQNPDGTNTPLTLPNHKLIKGSTLRSICTQSGISRDDFITAYEQE comes from the coding sequence ATGCCAAAGTTTCCTGTTGATGCCCCTAAATCAAAAGTAATTAAGGTGCTTGAGAGTTTTGGATTTTCAATAGTTAGAGAAAAAGAGCATATTTCTATGATTAGACAAAATCCTGATGGCACAAATACTCCTTTAACTTTGCCAAATCATAAACTTATTAAAGGTTCTACCCTCAGAAGTATCTGCACCCAATCTGGTATTTCACGGGATGATTTTATTACTGCTTATGAACAAGAGTAG
- a CDS encoding DUF2281 domain-containing protein, with amino-acid sequence MTLKEQLIREIEQIPDTLLSELLDFLLFIKERHIEEDITEEEKANMISSKLAYQQGDYLTIDEYEASRG; translated from the coding sequence ATGACTCTCAAAGAACAACTTATTCGAGAAATTGAACAAATTCCTGATACTCTCCTATCTGAATTATTGGATTTTTTATTGTTTATTAAAGAGCGACATATCGAAGAGGATATAACTGAAGAGGAAAAAGCTAATATGATTTCTTCCAAACTTGCTTATCAACAAGGCGATTATTTAACTATTGATGAATATGAGGCAAGTCGAGGATGA
- a CDS encoding antitoxin family protein, whose translation MPQALKAIYHNGAFFLQTAFELPEGTEVELIIQPLQVISPSTSNAETKREFLKSLVERMQQNPIPVNAPQFTR comes from the coding sequence ATGCCCCAAGCTCTAAAAGCAATTTATCATAACGGTGCATTCTTCCTGCAAACAGCGTTTGAATTGCCCGAAGGGACTGAGGTTGAATTGATAATTCAGCCCCTTCAAGTTATATCGCCATCAACTTCTAATGCAGAAACTAAGCGAGAGTTTCTCAAATCGCTAGTTGAGCGAATGCAACAGAATCCAATTCCAGTTAATGCTCCTCAGTTCACACGATAA
- a CDS encoding N-6 DNA methylase, with protein sequence MVKPKIGDRIYDGACGSAGFLCESYDYLRGGKLTTKELEILQKHTFTGKEKKSLAYVIAIMNMILHGIDAPNIIHTNTLTENLSDIQDKNRFDIILANPPFGGKERKEVQQNFPIKTGETAFLFLQHFIKMLKMGGRAAVVIKNTFLSNSDNASRALRQELLSSCNLHTILDCPSGTFIGAGVKTVVLFFEKGKPFDSVQGTPLFSQGKPLTEGMATQKIWY encoded by the coding sequence GTGGTAAAGCCGAAGATTGGCGATCGCATTTATGATGGTGCTTGTGGTTCGGCGGGGTTTTTGTGTGAGAGTTACGACTATTTACGTGGGGGTAAGCTGACCACAAAAGAGCTTGAGATACTTCAAAAACATACGTTTACGGGTAAAGAAAAGAAAAGTTTGGCGTATGTGATTGCCATCATGAATATGATTTTGCATGGCATTGATGCGCCGAATATTATCCACACCAACACGCTGACGGAAAATCTCAGTGATATTCAGGATAAGAATCGTTTTGATATCATCTTGGCTAATCCGCCATTTGGGGGGAAAGAACGCAAGGAAGTACAGCAGAATTTCCCGATAAAGACTGGGGAAACGGCGTTTCTGTTTTTGCAGCATTTCATCAAAATGTTGAAGATGGGCGGTAGGGCGGCGGTGGTAATCAAAAATACATTCCTGTCAAATTCGGACAATGCTTCGCGGGCGTTGCGTCAAGAGCTTTTGAGTAGTTGCAATCTGCACACCATTTTGGATTGTCCGAGTGGGACTTTTATCGGGGCGGGGGTGAAGACGGTGGTGCTGTTTTTTGAGAAAGGAAAGCCCTTTGACTCCGTTCAGGGAACGCCTTTATTTTCTCAGGGAAAACCTTTAACTGAGGGAATGGCTACTCAGAAAATTTGGTATTAA
- a CDS encoding type I restriction-modification system subunit M N-terminal domain-containing protein encodes MFEQTFKNIDDVLWKEAGCTTELDYTEQTSWLLFLKYLDDLEQERALEAELVGKSYEFIIDEAHRWSSWAAPKKADGTLDHDNALIGDDLIDSGDDSSGKAEDWRSHL; translated from the coding sequence ATGTTCGAGCAAACTTTTAAAAATATTGATGATGTTCTCTGGAAAGAGGCGGGTTGTACTACAGAGTTAGATTACACTGAGCAAACGTCTTGGTTGCTGTTTTTGAAGTATTTGGATGATTTGGAGCAGGAAAGGGCGTTAGAGGCAGAGCTAGTTGGCAAGTCATACGAATTTATTATTGATGAGGCGCATCGCTGGTCATCTTGGGCAGCACCGAAAAAAGCGGATGGTACATTGGATCATGATAATGCTCTAATTGGCGATGATCTGATTGATTCGGGCGATGATTCAAGTGGTAAAGCCGAAGATTGGCGATCGCATTTATGA
- the lipA gene encoding lipoyl synthase, with translation MTVKPDWLRVKAPQWQRVGNVKEVLRDLALNTVCEEASCPNIGECFQAGTATFLIMGPACTRACPYCDIDFEKKPLPLDPTEPERLAEAVRRMRLNHVVITSVNRDDLPDGGASQFVKCIAAVRSISPNTTIEVLIPDLCGNWNALEIILIAAPEVLNHNTETVPRLYRRVRPQGNYDRTLELLQRSHQIAPWAYTKSGIMVGLGETDAEIRQVMEDLRKVDCDILTIGQYLQPSQKHLKVDEFIHPEQFAAWQAFGEQLGFLQVVSSPLTRSSYHAEQVRELMERYPRKFKS, from the coding sequence GTGACTGTTAAACCAGACTGGTTGCGGGTAAAAGCGCCTCAGTGGCAGCGTGTTGGTAACGTTAAAGAAGTTTTGCGGGATTTAGCGCTCAATACGGTTTGTGAGGAAGCGTCCTGTCCGAATATTGGTGAGTGCTTCCAAGCTGGTACTGCCACATTTTTGATTATGGGGCCAGCTTGCACGCGTGCCTGTCCTTACTGTGATATTGACTTTGAGAAAAAACCATTACCTTTAGACCCCACCGAACCAGAACGACTAGCCGAAGCTGTTCGCCGCATGAGACTTAATCATGTGGTGATCACTTCTGTAAACCGAGATGATTTGCCAGATGGTGGTGCATCCCAGTTTGTTAAATGTATTGCAGCGGTTCGCAGCATCTCACCCAATACCACAATTGAGGTGCTAATCCCTGATTTGTGCGGTAACTGGAATGCATTAGAGATAATTCTAATAGCTGCACCAGAAGTCCTAAACCACAACACAGAAACCGTACCCCGCCTATATCGTCGGGTGCGTCCCCAAGGAAATTACGATCGCACACTGGAATTATTGCAGCGCTCGCACCAAATTGCTCCTTGGGCATACACCAAATCTGGAATCATGGTTGGACTTGGTGAAACTGATGCAGAAATCCGCCAAGTTATGGAAGATTTGCGAAAAGTAGATTGTGATATCTTGACAATTGGGCAATACCTGCAACCCAGCCAAAAACATTTGAAAGTAGACGAATTTATCCACCCAGAACAATTTGCCGCTTGGCAGGCATTCGGTGAACAACTGGGATTTTTACAAGTTGTATCCTCACCATTGACTAGAAGCTCATACCATGCAGAACAAGTGAGAGAATTAATGGAACGCTATCCCCGGAAATTTAAGAGTTAG
- a CDS encoding NAD(P)H-dependent glycerol-3-phosphate dehydrogenase, translated as MQETTIAILGAGAWGASLANLAAANGHAVRVWSRRGPSTLKAVLQDAQIVVSAISMKGVSDVASQVQSLPLSPETIFVTATKGLDPQTISTPSQIWQTAFPNHPVVVLSGPNLSEEIQKSLPAATVVASSVAIAAELTQLVFSSHSFRVYTNPDPVGVELGGTLKNVIAIAAGVCDGLQLGTNAKAALVTRGLTEIIRIGNFWGAKTETFYGLSGLGDLLATCNSPLSRNYQVGYQMAGGKTLTETLANLPGTAEGVNTCQVLMRLAKQQNITMPITEQVYRLLQGEVTPRQALDELMLRDIKPEYN; from the coding sequence GTGCAAGAAACTACCATAGCAATTCTGGGTGCAGGTGCTTGGGGTGCATCTTTGGCAAATCTAGCAGCGGCAAATGGTCATGCTGTGCGTGTGTGGTCACGTCGGGGGCCCTCCACTCTCAAAGCAGTTTTACAAGATGCCCAAATAGTCGTCTCTGCAATATCAATGAAAGGTGTCAGCGATGTAGCCTCCCAAGTACAGTCCTTACCTTTATCTCCAGAGACAATTTTTGTCACAGCCACCAAAGGCTTAGATCCTCAAACCATCAGCACGCCTTCGCAAATTTGGCAAACAGCATTTCCTAACCATCCTGTAGTTGTGCTGTCAGGCCCTAATTTATCTGAAGAAATTCAAAAATCCTTGCCAGCGGCGACAGTAGTAGCCAGTAGTGTAGCCATTGCTGCTGAACTAACGCAGCTGGTATTTTCTTCCCATAGTTTTCGGGTATATACCAATCCCGATCCCGTGGGTGTAGAACTGGGAGGAACACTGAAGAATGTAATTGCGATCGCAGCTGGTGTATGCGATGGTTTACAACTAGGAACTAATGCCAAAGCTGCTTTAGTCACCCGTGGACTTACAGAAATAATTCGCATCGGCAACTTTTGGGGCGCAAAGACGGAAACATTTTACGGTTTATCGGGTCTAGGAGATTTGTTAGCAACCTGCAATAGTCCCCTAAGTCGCAATTACCAAGTCGGCTACCAGATGGCAGGTGGTAAAACACTTACAGAAACTTTGGCAAATTTGCCAGGAACCGCTGAGGGAGTCAACACTTGCCAGGTTTTAATGCGACTAGCCAAGCAACAAAATATTACTATGCCCATTACCGAGCAAGTTTACCGATTACTTCAGGGTGAAGTGACACCGCGACAAGCACTTGATGAACTGATGCTGCGAGACATCAAGCCAGAATACAACTAG